One part of the Bacillus sp. FJAT-45350 genome encodes these proteins:
- the spoIIP gene encoding stage II sporulation protein P, whose translation MSRNRFTGITVSLNRTSLKRIAVLIIVGIMAVFIFTGMLTSFEPGYGLASTSVNQWANNLTGDNLVYVLGMENPYFTQALPDDSHKPDLSALAFQLATSINPDDPRSLLGRELPGFALFDGRIIVAGEGTDYTNMPIESAPPMDVLMAERKASEQTLEQLDKQGDTTDSEQPEMTTGDRNVVHIIHSHSRESFFPELDNADVAFHPEVNITLVGERLGQELRNRGIGVDVDKTDVESLLHQRDWQYGKSYDASREVVKKAMSQNEDLEFFIDLHRDAQPRDLTTVEINGQKYARTFFVIGENHSKYEHNLKLAKDLHERLEKKYPGLSRGVFVKGGPGTNGRFNQDLSTNSVLLEIGGVDNTLEETYRSAEAFATVFSDLYWESHKVNE comes from the coding sequence ATGAGTAGGAATCGATTTACAGGAATTACTGTATCGTTAAATAGGACAAGTTTAAAGCGTATAGCTGTTTTAATCATTGTTGGGATTATGGCAGTTTTTATTTTTACAGGAATGCTTACTTCTTTTGAGCCAGGTTATGGACTAGCCTCTACATCTGTTAATCAATGGGCGAACAATCTAACAGGTGATAATTTGGTTTATGTTTTAGGGATGGAAAACCCATATTTTACTCAAGCACTACCTGATGACAGTCATAAGCCAGATTTATCAGCTTTAGCATTTCAATTAGCAACTAGTATTAATCCGGATGATCCGAGAAGTTTGCTCGGAAGAGAACTACCTGGATTTGCACTTTTTGATGGGCGAATTATCGTTGCTGGTGAAGGTACGGATTATACGAATATGCCAATTGAATCTGCACCTCCAATGGATGTATTAATGGCCGAACGGAAAGCATCAGAGCAAACCCTAGAGCAGCTGGACAAGCAAGGAGATACAACTGATAGTGAACAACCAGAAATGACTACAGGTGATAGAAATGTTGTTCATATCATACACTCACATTCTCGTGAATCATTTTTCCCTGAGCTTGATAATGCAGACGTTGCCTTTCATCCTGAAGTAAATATTACGTTAGTAGGTGAAAGGCTAGGGCAAGAATTACGTAATAGAGGGATAGGTGTTGACGTCGATAAGACAGATGTTGAATCGCTCTTACATCAACGAGATTGGCAATATGGAAAATCTTATGATGCATCAAGAGAAGTAGTAAAAAAAGCGATGTCCCAAAATGAAGATTTAGAGTTTTTTATTGACCTCCATCGTGATGCTCAACCGAGAGACCTAACAACAGTCGAAATTAATGGCCAGAAATATGCTAGAACATTTTTTGTTATTGGTGAAAATCACAGCAAATATGAGCATAATCTTAAATTAGCAAAAGACTTACATGAACGACTAGAAAAGAAATATCCAGGGTTAAGTCGAGGTGTGTTTGTAAAAGGTGGACCAGGTACAAATGGTCGTTTCAATCAGGACTTATCTACGAATTCAGTTCTTCTCGAAATAGGTGGGGTAGATAATACGTTAGAAGAAACGTACCGCTCGGCTGAAGCATTTGCGACTGTGTTTAGTGATTTATACTGGGAGAGTCATAAAGTGAATGAGTAA
- the gpr gene encoding GPR endopeptidase, translating into MGKDLELEKFNVRTDLAIEAHQIAQEEQEKKEKKKRAIDGVIVKERTIEGVEVTSVEITKAGAEQIGKKEGRYLTFQTQGIRQKDTELQEKVEQVFANEFHHFLKQVGVKENDSCLVVGLGNWNVTPDALGPLAIENLLVTKHLFDLSPEQVQDGFRPVSAISPGVMGITGIETSDIIHGVIEKTKPDFVIAIDALASRSIDRVNSTIQISDTGIHPGSGVGNKRKELSKDTLGIPVIAVGIPTVVDAVSITSDTIDYVLKHFGREMREGNKPSRALTPAGMTFGEKRKLTDEDLPDEANRQTIMGMIGSLEEQEKRQLIQEVLSPLGHNLMVTPKEVDVFIEDMANVIAEGLNAALHGEVDQGNVGHYTH; encoded by the coding sequence GTGGGTAAAGACTTAGAGCTTGAAAAATTTAATGTGCGTACCGATTTAGCAATAGAAGCTCACCAAATTGCTCAAGAAGAACAGGAAAAAAAGGAAAAGAAAAAAAGAGCAATTGACGGGGTTATTGTAAAAGAAAGAACAATTGAGGGCGTTGAAGTGACTTCTGTAGAAATTACTAAAGCAGGTGCCGAACAAATTGGCAAAAAGGAAGGGCGCTACCTCACATTTCAAACGCAAGGTATTCGTCAAAAGGATACTGAGCTTCAAGAAAAGGTTGAACAAGTATTTGCGAATGAATTTCATCATTTTTTAAAACAAGTTGGTGTAAAGGAAAATGATAGTTGCCTAGTTGTTGGATTAGGGAACTGGAACGTTACTCCTGATGCATTAGGACCGTTAGCGATTGAGAATTTATTAGTGACAAAACATTTATTCGATTTATCACCTGAGCAGGTACAAGATGGCTTCCGACCTGTGAGTGCTATCTCACCAGGGGTAATGGGGATTACAGGGATTGAGACGAGTGATATTATTCATGGGGTTATTGAAAAAACGAAGCCTGATTTTGTCATCGCAATAGATGCCCTTGCTTCACGCTCGATTGACCGTGTCAACTCTACGATACAAATTTCCGACACGGGTATACATCCAGGTAGTGGAGTAGGAAATAAGAGAAAAGAATTAAGTAAAGACACATTGGGCATCCCTGTCATTGCTGTAGGAATTCCGACTGTAGTTGATGCAGTTTCTATTACAAGTGATACAATTGACTATGTATTAAAGCACTTTGGTAGAGAAATGAGAGAAGGAAACAAACCATCAAGAGCTCTTACACCTGCTGGGATGACTTTTGGTGAAAAAAGAAAACTAACAGATGAAGATTTACCAGATGAAGCAAATAGACAAACGATTATGGGGATGATTGGTTCACTAGAGGAACAAGAAAAACGACAATTAATCCAAGAAGTGCTATCACCACTTGGTCATAATCTAATGGTGACTCCAAAAGAAGTAGATGTTTTTATTGAAGACATGGCGAATGTTATTGCTGAAGGACTCAATGCAGCACTCCACGGCGAAGTAGATCAAGGGAACGTGGGACACTATACGCACTAA
- the rpsT gene encoding 30S ribosomal protein S20 → MPNIKSAIKRVKVSDKRRAQNAAVKSALRTAVKNFEVKAESKEVEGAKEALLLATKKLDKAANKGLIHKNTASRQKSRLQKKLNEITA, encoded by the coding sequence ATGCCAAACATCAAATCAGCTATTAAACGTGTTAAAGTAAGTGATAAGCGTCGTGCTCAAAACGCTGCTGTTAAATCTGCACTTCGAACTGCTGTTAAGAATTTCGAAGTAAAAGCTGAGAGCAAAGAGGTAGAAGGTGCTAAAGAAGCACTCTTGCTTGCAACCAAAAAGCTTGATAAAGCAGCAAACAAAGGTCTTATCCATAAAAATACGGCATCTCGTCAAAAGTCTCGCTTACAAAAGAAACTTAACGAGATCACAGCTTAA
- the holA gene encoding DNA polymerase III subunit delta yields MSYIEMKKKLNQKKLSPVYLLAGTESFLIEDIVQQIISIALTDDERDFNLSVFEMKEISVEVAIDDAETLPFMGTRRVVLIKEAYFLTGQKDESKIEHNIKKLEQYVSNPVPETVFVIIAPYEKLDERKKITKLLKAEADVLNAKPFDDKTMGQWLNEQATSYGVTISEAGKELLLQLLGGHLLMVSKEIEKLALYVGEGGTIDIADVQNLVARTIEQDVFALIDHVVHNRLEKGLQIFYDLLKQKEDPLKLLALLARQFRIVYQVKEMTRLGYPQKQMASQLKLHPYVVKLAGQQGRNFEARHLLTLLEKLADTDFNIKSGKMDKKLALELFIMSIHQPALTKS; encoded by the coding sequence ATGTCATATATTGAAATGAAAAAGAAATTAAATCAAAAAAAACTTTCACCAGTTTATCTTCTGGCAGGTACTGAGTCTTTTCTAATTGAAGATATCGTTCAGCAAATTATTTCTATAGCTTTAACAGACGATGAACGTGACTTTAATCTCTCTGTTTTCGAGATGAAAGAAATTTCTGTTGAAGTGGCGATTGATGATGCTGAAACATTACCTTTTATGGGGACAAGGAGGGTTGTCTTAATTAAAGAAGCTTATTTCTTAACTGGACAAAAGGATGAAAGTAAAATTGAGCATAATATAAAAAAGCTTGAACAATATGTAAGTAATCCTGTACCTGAAACAGTGTTTGTTATCATCGCACCATATGAAAAGCTTGATGAGAGAAAGAAAATTACAAAGCTCTTAAAGGCGGAGGCGGATGTATTAAATGCAAAGCCTTTTGATGACAAAACGATGGGTCAGTGGTTGAACGAACAAGCTACTTCATATGGCGTAACAATTAGTGAGGCTGGAAAAGAACTTCTATTACAATTGCTAGGTGGGCATTTATTAATGGTTTCAAAAGAAATTGAAAAGCTTGCACTCTACGTCGGTGAAGGTGGAACAATTGATATAGCAGACGTACAAAATTTAGTAGCGAGGACAATCGAACAAGATGTTTTTGCGTTAATTGATCATGTAGTACATAATCGTTTAGAGAAGGGCCTTCAAATATTCTATGATTTATTAAAGCAAAAAGAAGACCCATTAAAGCTTCTTGCATTATTAGCTAGGCAGTTTAGGATTGTTTATCAAGTGAAGGAAATGACGAGGTTAGGCTATCCTCAAAAGCAAATGGCGTCACAATTAAAGCTTCATCCTTATGTTGTAAAGCTTGCAGGACAGCAAGGGCGGAATTTTGAAGCGCGCCATTTACTTACACTATTAGAAAAGCTCGCGGATACAGATTTTAACATTAAATCAGGGAAAATGGACAAGAAGTTGGCACTAGAACTCTTTATTATGAGTATTCATCAACCGGCGCTAACTAAAAGTTAA
- a CDS encoding YqzM family protein gives MNHFEKEVQSKRNDAIDSGIGFVVSFGFFATLFVIATLVDLFGTR, from the coding sequence ATGAATCATTTTGAAAAAGAGGTTCAAAGCAAGCGTAACGATGCAATCGATTCTGGTATTGGCTTCGTTGTTTCTTTTGGATTTTTTGCAACTTTATTTGTTATTGCTACACTAGTAGATCTTTTTGGAACAAGATAA
- a CDS encoding DNA internalization-related competence protein ComEC/Rec2 produces the protein MTGKWHIFVIASSLGICFSLRGWSGWILFGLFLSAFLVYLHFCTNRRTGYLIFVGFFLSSFLITANVDSGNKTIFPPKQTQFTGTVSSIPKIDGDRLSFLFKTTKGEKLQLHYYLSSKHEQTQVKQLKVGMKCRLDGELKKPSPPVNFYQFNYMRYLYEQKIHWIFIPNQITLQNCIQSSLTFYERIQQWRQNGVVYIQSNYPKEVAGIVIALIFGDRFMIEEDVLSSYQSLGIIHLLAVSGLHVGLVVATAYYLLLRIGVTKERALDVLIASLPIYMIVAGAAPSVIRASLMAMIILLSIRLRLKLHPLDGVSVVCLLLLFYNPYYLFHIGFQLSFLVSYALILSAPTVIKRYVSYWNQLLAVTIISQLIAFPIIIYHFYEISILSLPLNLIFIPFVSIIILPASFITVLIHIIVPVIGEPLISLFSFVVITSHSFLIKINELSIFVLRLGQPSLTVIVSLYITILIYFIRWESTSSITKQLIPLTCIVVVISFQIVQPYFSSKGMVTMLDVGQGDSLLIELPYRKGIYLIDTGGLVTFRSQEVWRDRRREFEVGKDIVLPYLKARGIQKIDKLILSHGHYDHIGGTEALIGVIPITEVLYSKGKVEGAYEKELLTKLAKQRVTITMVNEGVRWSEGESQFFVLSPKGNEQSLNDRSIVLLAKIGGLTWLFTGDLETDGESRLIREYKGLTIDVLKVGHHGSRTSSTEEFVSYLSPKVALVSAGRGNRFGHPSSEVIERFENNRIRIYRTDLHGAVRYEFRDDVGRFRTRQAYNK, from the coding sequence TTGACAGGAAAGTGGCACATATTTGTTATTGCCTCTTCTTTAGGTATCTGCTTTTCCCTTAGGGGGTGGTCTGGCTGGATACTATTTGGGTTATTTTTATCAGCTTTTCTTGTTTATCTTCATTTTTGTACAAATAGGAGAACTGGTTATCTCATTTTTGTTGGCTTTTTTCTCTCTTCCTTTTTAATTACTGCGAATGTTGATAGTGGCAATAAAACGATTTTTCCTCCAAAGCAAACTCAATTCACAGGTACGGTTTCATCTATACCTAAAATAGATGGAGACCGACTGTCCTTTCTTTTTAAAACAACCAAAGGTGAAAAATTACAACTCCATTATTACCTTTCTTCAAAGCATGAGCAAACTCAAGTAAAGCAGTTAAAGGTGGGAATGAAATGTAGGCTTGATGGAGAGCTAAAGAAACCTTCTCCACCTGTTAATTTTTACCAATTTAATTACATGCGCTATTTATATGAACAGAAAATACATTGGATTTTTATTCCTAATCAGATCACGTTACAAAATTGTATACAGAGTTCACTTACTTTTTATGAGCGTATACAACAATGGAGGCAAAATGGAGTTGTTTATATTCAATCTAATTATCCAAAAGAAGTAGCAGGAATTGTAATCGCTCTTATATTTGGTGATCGTTTTATGATTGAAGAGGATGTATTATCCTCATATCAATCACTAGGAATCATTCATCTATTAGCTGTTTCTGGTCTTCATGTTGGATTAGTTGTTGCTACAGCTTATTACCTTCTTTTAAGGATTGGTGTAACAAAGGAACGAGCCTTAGATGTATTGATTGCTAGTCTACCAATTTATATGATTGTTGCTGGTGCAGCCCCTTCTGTAATTAGGGCATCACTAATGGCAATGATTATACTGCTTTCTATTCGTCTACGTTTGAAACTACATCCTCTTGATGGTGTAAGTGTTGTTTGTTTACTTCTTTTGTTTTATAACCCGTATTATTTATTTCATATTGGATTTCAACTTTCTTTCCTTGTGAGCTATGCTTTGATATTATCGGCACCTACGGTTATAAAACGTTATGTAAGTTATTGGAACCAACTGCTTGCAGTAACTATCATATCCCAGTTAATAGCGTTCCCGATTATTATTTACCACTTTTATGAAATTTCAATTCTCAGTTTACCGCTAAACCTCATTTTCATTCCCTTTGTATCTATTATCATCTTACCCGCTTCTTTTATTACTGTTTTAATCCATATAATTGTTCCTGTAATAGGAGAACCACTGATCTCTCTATTTTCATTTGTCGTCATAACAAGTCATTCCTTCTTAATAAAAATAAATGAATTATCCATTTTTGTGCTTCGGCTAGGACAGCCTTCGTTAACAGTGATTGTGTCTTTATATATTACGATTCTAATCTATTTTATAAGGTGGGAGTCGACTAGTTCTATAACGAAGCAACTTATTCCGCTCACTTGCATTGTAGTTGTTATCAGCTTTCAAATTGTTCAGCCTTACTTTTCTTCTAAAGGAATGGTTACGATGTTGGATGTTGGTCAAGGAGATAGTTTGTTAATTGAGCTTCCATATAGAAAGGGAATCTACCTAATTGATACAGGAGGATTAGTAACGTTTCGTTCACAAGAGGTATGGCGTGATAGAAGAAGGGAGTTTGAAGTTGGAAAGGATATAGTTCTGCCATACTTAAAGGCAAGGGGAATCCAAAAAATTGACAAGTTAATTTTAAGTCATGGACATTACGATCATATTGGTGGGACAGAAGCATTAATAGGAGTAATACCAATTACTGAAGTACTTTATAGTAAAGGAAAGGTTGAAGGCGCCTATGAGAAAGAGCTGTTAACTAAGCTTGCTAAACAGCGTGTGACGATTACGATGGTCAATGAAGGGGTTCGTTGGTCGGAGGGGGAATCACAATTTTTTGTCCTTTCACCCAAAGGGAACGAGCAAAGTTTGAATGATCGTTCAATAGTCTTATTGGCAAAAATTGGTGGTCTTACATGGTTATTTACTGGAGATCTTGAAACAGACGGGGAGTCAAGGTTAATCAGAGAGTATAAAGGTTTAACTATTGATGTACTGAAGGTTGGACACCATGGAAGTAGAACTTCTTCAACTGAAGAATTTGTTTCATATCTCTCACCAAAAGTAGCGTTAGTATCAGCTGGAAGAGGAAATCGTTTTGGTCATCCATCTTCAGAAGTAATTGAGCGATTTGAAAACAATAGGATCAGAATATATAGAACGGATTTACACGGTGCTGTACGATATGAATTTCGAGATGATGTGGGTAGGTTTCGAACAAGACAGGCTTACAATAAGTAA
- a CDS encoding homocysteine synthase, translating to MSEKKWSLETIAVHGGQEIDSATQSRAVPIYQTTSYGFKDTEHAASLFSLSEFGNIYTRIMNPTQDVFEKRVADLDGGVAALATASGSSAIHLAILNICEHGDEIVASSALYGGTYNLFVHTLKKMGITVHLVDGTDPSAFEQAITPNTKLLYGEMIGNPNGDVLDVESVANVAHKHGIPLMVDATLVTPALCRPIEHGADIVVHSATKFMGGHGTSIGGVIVDGGNFDWTSGKFPGLTEPDPSYHGLVYTEALGNLAYIIKARVQLLRDLGPAIAPMNSFLLLQGLETLHLRMERHCENTKKVAEYLDNHDLVEWVSYAGLPSHRSYDLGQKYLPNGQGAILTFGIKGEMEEGKKFINSLELFSHVANVGDAKSLVIHPASTTHQQLSEKDQRSAGVTPELVRLSIGIENANDIIADLEQALVKSQS from the coding sequence ATGAGTGAGAAAAAATGGTCTTTAGAAACAATTGCAGTACATGGAGGACAGGAAATCGATTCAGCAACACAGTCTAGAGCAGTTCCAATCTATCAAACTACTTCGTATGGTTTTAAAGATACGGAGCATGCTGCTAGTTTATTTTCGTTATCTGAGTTTGGGAATATCTATACACGAATCATGAACCCTACACAAGATGTATTTGAGAAGCGAGTGGCAGACTTAGATGGTGGAGTGGCAGCTTTAGCAACAGCAAGTGGAAGCTCTGCTATTCATTTAGCTATTTTAAATATTTGTGAGCATGGAGATGAAATTGTTGCGTCGAGTGCTTTATATGGGGGGACATACAATTTATTTGTACATACATTGAAAAAAATGGGGATCACCGTTCACCTAGTTGATGGAACAGATCCATCTGCTTTTGAACAAGCAATCACACCAAATACGAAGCTATTGTATGGTGAAATGATTGGAAATCCGAATGGAGATGTATTAGATGTAGAAAGTGTTGCTAATGTTGCACATAAGCATGGAATTCCATTAATGGTCGATGCAACATTAGTTACACCAGCATTATGTCGTCCGATAGAGCATGGAGCAGATATTGTTGTTCATTCAGCTACCAAGTTTATGGGAGGACACGGTACATCAATTGGTGGTGTGATTGTAGATGGTGGTAATTTTGATTGGACGAGCGGTAAGTTCCCTGGGCTAACTGAGCCTGATCCTAGTTATCATGGACTTGTTTATACGGAAGCACTTGGAAATCTAGCTTATATTATTAAAGCACGTGTCCAATTACTACGAGATTTAGGGCCAGCAATTGCACCAATGAACTCGTTTTTACTTTTACAAGGATTAGAGACGTTACATTTACGTATGGAAAGACACTGTGAAAATACAAAAAAAGTAGCAGAGTATTTAGATAATCATGATTTAGTTGAATGGGTTAGTTATGCTGGATTGCCATCTCATCGTTCGTATGATTTAGGACAAAAGTATTTACCGAATGGACAAGGAGCTATTTTAACGTTTGGTATTAAAGGTGAGATGGAAGAAGGGAAGAAGTTTATTAACTCTCTTGAGCTATTCAGCCATGTTGCTAACGTTGGGGATGCTAAATCTCTTGTTATTCATCCAGCGAGTACGACTCATCAGCAATTATCTGAGAAAGACCAAAGATCAGCAGGGGTAACACCTGAGCTTGTACGTCTTTCGATTGGTATTGAAAATGCAAATGATATTATTGCTGATTTAGAGCAAGCGCTTGTTAAAAGCCAAAGTTAA
- a CDS encoding helix-hairpin-helix domain-containing protein, producing MNFIKQKQIMVGAILIILLFASLSLYKGFNNEKTEETDLDWLFENEDTVMDEAIMEVEQTIMVDLKGAVIRPGVYHLHKGSRVIDVINLGGGLLEEADETRVNLAQLLQDEMMIFIPREGEGALEGMVIDMNAGSAGSNGGKIRINHASATELEQLPGIGPARAETIIEYRETNGPFSQVEDLVNVSGIGPKSLEKLKEHITVN from the coding sequence ATGAATTTTATAAAACAAAAGCAAATAATGGTTGGAGCTATTCTTATTATACTATTATTTGCAAGTCTAAGCTTATATAAAGGATTTAACAATGAAAAAACAGAAGAAACTGACTTGGATTGGCTCTTTGAAAATGAGGATACGGTTATGGATGAAGCAATAATGGAAGTAGAGCAAACGATAATGGTCGATTTAAAGGGAGCGGTTATTCGACCTGGAGTCTATCATTTACACAAAGGCAGTAGAGTTATTGATGTAATTAATCTTGGTGGTGGACTTTTAGAAGAAGCTGATGAAACACGAGTAAACCTTGCTCAATTACTTCAGGATGAAATGATGATTTTTATTCCGAGAGAGGGGGAAGGTGCATTAGAGGGAATGGTGATTGACATGAATGCTGGTTCTGCTGGTTCTAATGGAGGGAAAATTCGAATTAACCATGCATCAGCTACAGAACTAGAGCAGTTACCAGGAATAGGACCTGCAAGAGCAGAAACTATTATAGAGTACAGAGAGACGAATGGACCATTTTCGCAAGTTGAGGATTTAGTAAATGTTTCTGGTATTGGTCCGAAATCTTTAGAAAAACTAAAAGAGCATATTACGGTAAATTAA
- a CDS encoding DUF2533 family protein gives MSVHLQIASQINKHLDGQKEFRRLDMMREEAIARTIAEAKKVSDFSVQEINQITNEMNQLAKKFSFPVRKNVTKEMVIDYTKNSN, from the coding sequence ATGAGTGTACACCTACAAATTGCAAGCCAAATAAACAAACATCTAGATGGTCAAAAAGAATTTAGACGCTTAGATATGATGCGTGAAGAGGCAATCGCTAGAACAATTGCTGAGGCAAAGAAAGTGAGTGATTTTTCAGTTCAAGAAATTAATCAAATAACAAACGAAATGAATCAACTTGCAAAAAAATTTAGCTTCCCTGTTCGTAAAAATGTAACAAAAGAAATGGTCATTGATTATACAAAAAATAGCAATTAA
- the comER gene encoding late competence protein ComER, with protein MNIGVIGTGSMGTILIESLLDSLAVNPSQMFITNRTIKKAQVLSNKYDGLHVMDNPTSVINNCDIVFICVKPLQFHSLLLEIREQCDNNQMIVSITSPIAVEELEEMVDCKVARAIPSILNRAHAGPSLLSFGDRCNDSDKERLQSLMSHISAPLEINENITRVSSDIVSCGPAFFSYIMQQFVDAAVRQTEITKEEATTLATDMMIGMGKLLEKEIYTLPSLQQRVCVPGGITGEGIKVLEDEIGEMFDHLFQKTHAKYYEDKEKISEQFKNQ; from the coding sequence ATGAATATTGGTGTGATTGGAACAGGTAGTATGGGGACAATTTTAATTGAATCTCTATTAGATTCGTTAGCTGTTAATCCGTCCCAAATGTTTATTACAAACAGAACAATAAAGAAAGCCCAAGTGCTATCAAATAAATATGATGGTCTACATGTAATGGATAACCCTACAAGTGTTATTAATAATTGTGACATCGTATTTATTTGTGTTAAGCCATTACAGTTCCACTCATTACTTCTTGAGATTCGTGAACAATGTGATAATAATCAAATGATTGTGTCAATTACAAGTCCTATTGCCGTTGAAGAATTAGAGGAAATGGTTGATTGTAAGGTCGCTAGGGCCATCCCAAGTATATTAAACAGAGCTCATGCAGGCCCATCATTACTTAGTTTTGGTGATCGTTGTAATGATAGCGATAAGGAAAGACTTCAAAGCTTAATGAGTCACATTTCAGCACCACTAGAAATAAATGAAAATATTACTAGAGTTTCCTCAGACATCGTAAGCTGTGGTCCTGCTTTCTTTAGCTATATCATGCAACAATTTGTTGATGCAGCTGTTAGGCAAACAGAAATCACAAAGGAAGAAGCAACCACATTAGCTACAGATATGATGATTGGGATGGGAAAATTATTAGAAAAGGAAATTTATACACTACCGTCACTTCAACAGCGCGTATGCGTACCAGGAGGTATTACTGGTGAGGGTATAAAAGTTTTAGAAGATGAAATTGGAGAAATGTTTGACCACCTCTTTCAAAAAACTCATGCAAAGTATTATGAGGACAAAGAAAAAATTAGTGAACAATTTAAAAATCAATAG
- a CDS encoding class I SAM-dependent DNA methyltransferase, with protein sequence MTYQGFAYLYDKLMDEEPYNQWFQFFERKQQQYAPTCKEVLDVGCGTGSFLLRLAKGGYLASGVDLSPDMLTVTQEKLNSAGYSVPLFQQNMCQLEMVDKFDAVTVFCDSLNYLEEERDVMEAFRSIHQQLKTDGLFLFDVHTSYKMNEVFAEQTFAETEDTIAYIWNSFHGEYEDSVEHELTFFAQHENGLFERIEELHKQRTFPIDTYKNWLRDSGFEVLEVTADFHDNEIQPTSERIFFVTKKLDK encoded by the coding sequence ATGACGTATCAAGGTTTTGCGTATTTATATGATAAATTAATGGATGAGGAACCATATAACCAGTGGTTTCAGTTTTTTGAGAGAAAGCAACAACAGTACGCTCCAACATGTAAGGAAGTATTAGATGTTGGTTGTGGGACTGGCTCCTTTTTGCTTAGGCTCGCAAAAGGAGGATATTTGGCATCAGGGGTAGATTTATCTCCAGATATGCTGACAGTTACTCAAGAAAAACTAAATTCTGCTGGGTATTCAGTTCCACTTTTTCAGCAAAATATGTGTCAGTTAGAAATGGTTGATAAATTTGATGCGGTTACTGTTTTCTGTGATTCATTAAACTATCTAGAAGAGGAACGGGACGTCATGGAAGCCTTCCGTTCAATCCATCAACAGCTAAAGACGGATGGCTTGTTCCTTTTTGATGTTCATACTTCATATAAGATGAATGAAGTATTTGCTGAGCAAACGTTTGCTGAAACAGAGGATACTATCGCTTATATATGGAATAGTTTTCACGGAGAATATGAAGATAGTGTAGAACATGAATTAACCTTTTTTGCACAGCATGAAAACGGACTGTTCGAGCGTATTGAAGAGTTACATAAACAACGAACGTTCCCAATTGATACGTATAAAAATTGGCTGCGAGATTCTGGTTTTGAGGTACTAGAAGTAACTGCTGATTTTCATGACAATGAGATACAACCGACGAGTGAAAGAATTTTTTTTGTTACAAAAAAATTGGATAAGTAG